Proteins encoded together in one Cyanobacteriota bacterium window:
- a CDS encoding DUF58 domain-containing protein — translation MSIKIAPQWPSILTSEYSSPKQIADGIESSGRYDDFENQARVHLSRILEILQVSNTEKLTLGELATKVQNSLTRTHKLINPDSTEENFLNQMDEALTILKDSFQRAANYKSSGSTDGTSYFFNEVNLTHFVEYLGLCVNFLESKQVQRRSLEATDATSMAQRQAADLKRSLIDTTRSDEVDEANLPDSSETAIKTPFDLNTDIISGVKIIKMDVDPGSKPISIISDIRTLLNERGMSATIPSRLTSVDMPTLTGDRDTGCADFSFTIESNRPGRLLKIPSALDYEVQSVSFFDQAGSELVDAFNAERVYRDEFGFVHLDVPENCREIRFRLQPITVRSSIEDEQQMPQASIANKLAAIHDSQNMKLEVVGLPEELRPSFVKSKTKEDQQTSITDTNGSLALPDSVLLQSYDPHIVKTDEDDFYEKLVQSRPTVADKVQTIQLHHNSGTALFTRRGTIKDFIADQPNFFQAQKAIGVKGDFAQLSTYLCNELRRFGIKSMLVDAHIVLTNGSQRELSPFRKNNTVVAYFDENNNPHILDPRMFIRREPEVIGDDILFEDPNGDIMSSSLDRSKSIGDGDGEEDGVEKDQKKLLDEIEAVILKGGVGDPVLGPNTQQVQQFNDTQFDTSPRTCFEPPKFKPEDDIDYPKLAVEVLFKMKSIRSEFQKALKTGSLSEITKLRFEIIKLKRFISQFDKDEGNYGYRDRGYYDRAKNLRKAILDLDHSDGSVADLLSYYGSEDYDDAIKHVLCNEQSQNSPRLQDEYRKLFVHRKTFRGENADHDFRFYPHDEVRDKVVYAPEALSSWKTDDLIEAMQTRHKDDNTDFKLLNELPRRKDTANPEHLKQIGDIVSMRCTKEWQKLNSHDPLERIAFLQASEDPDRFRDFYADIMITRFTQNFPYDVPWSIRVDNNNQWRKASINFSKEGGVLVKHRLQELFKAYMSQTKIKTLAENLFKENNDNYGKGKPYFVERTLSALEHFGLSLEGLLSEEETISFIKQHYKVDIQDLEYFASELGQLEVESLGNESNIFSNDKAYLAYKFVKIVQPSLLQRVASSDHDTAWQNFKKRRLKLTARTVVDDLGNKAARDSRGKNSHDYEYEKERKAQAVKDKVVRSYNVDNEKEYLHPIEFIKLVNFILSKNEIIDVFKESPELSRICRLSNQAFHQEAPVVAKKLSVTNLEAIKDELKTELRNLIGENVFPLLRDFPELLSGWYTKSINGLFYSITGISETFANFILTPESDWNDETVFSTAKLLFSHDEQMQICSQLPEFQRFASGLNLSVDDIFGDKDYSADSRSKLVEACDPTEFTRIKDKIKTYINANRKRLRAFIEKAKNTYKCPSISNRLKLFRESGPEGIEKLALEELLDLTNYLLNPEERLELFEKNPTLSDFFKLMQPDRKTLFQDWWKSEKIDREAWKSEIISPIKVKLVDCLTPLVLDADFKTMPLKKDDESEVRDKKASIERHCRLRIADAVVSSYQTAGNRLTNNFLVFCKDPTELKQNLRQLLNSNVSNESLREKVITLLEEQIEDKDQFATVKFWLSQLKSNEDLRNLILILTSDESFGLRQIGIDPSNIESNLLNRRYNGNNLTVKDTAPENQVVPDFSAESSFLHRLGGQQMTDIGQAKLFSALADSSESLITRLNVFDGYSEDISLKRPGFKTHEKIRRHIDSFNQKSTHRYREIPMQLALSSDPRQSSRRSKSFSEDEFKDLREYAPGDSIKRVNWAATARSGKPIVNTFQAFNDDPSTTYIIPFNMIDSLSSDKFLNSSFGSFINKLAREIKEGKKVNLAITYYGRVFAEIPNHELRHLLNSSTVDEYGKRNKFFNLALELIYASTRVSGDNHNPPSSSSPISCTSWLPNQSNPREKKGKVVAIGYDDNELKSSRNLFNLWHKKGISIYKGTFEALAA, via the coding sequence ATGTCTATCAAGATTGCCCCACAATGGCCTAGTATTTTGACTTCTGAATACTCTTCTCCTAAGCAAATTGCTGATGGTATTGAGTCTTCTGGTAGGTATGATGATTTTGAAAATCAGGCACGAGTGCACCTCAGTAGAATCTTAGAAATTCTTCAAGTCAGCAATACTGAAAAATTGACGCTAGGTGAACTAGCAACAAAAGTTCAAAATTCATTAACTCGAACTCATAAATTAATTAATCCTGATTCTACTGAGGAAAATTTTTTAAATCAAATGGATGAAGCTTTGACTATCCTTAAAGATAGTTTTCAGAGAGCAGCTAATTATAAATCTAGTGGTTCAACAGATGGTACTAGTTATTTTTTCAATGAAGTAAATCTCACTCATTTTGTAGAGTATTTAGGTTTGTGTGTAAATTTTTTAGAGTCAAAACAAGTTCAGAGACGTAGTCTAGAAGCTACTGACGCTACATCAATGGCACAAAGACAGGCTGCTGATTTAAAAAGAAGCTTGATTGATACGACCAGATCTGATGAGGTTGATGAAGCAAATCTTCCTGATAGCTCTGAAACAGCAATTAAAACACCCTTTGATCTAAACACAGACATAATCAGTGGAGTAAAAATTATCAAGATGGATGTCGATCCTGGTAGTAAGCCAATTTCGATTATTAGTGATATAAGAACTTTATTAAACGAAAGAGGAATGAGTGCAACTATACCATCAAGATTGACTTCAGTGGATATGCCGACGTTAACTGGTGATAGAGATACTGGATGTGCAGATTTCAGCTTTACAATTGAAAGTAATAGACCAGGTCGGTTATTGAAAATTCCATCAGCTCTAGACTACGAGGTTCAATCTGTAAGTTTTTTTGATCAAGCAGGTTCAGAATTAGTTGATGCATTTAATGCAGAGAGGGTTTATAGAGATGAGTTTGGCTTTGTACACCTTGATGTCCCAGAAAACTGTAGAGAAATCAGATTCAGATTACAACCAATAACTGTTAGATCCTCTATTGAAGACGAACAACAGATGCCCCAAGCAAGTATTGCAAATAAACTAGCGGCCATTCATGATTCACAGAATATGAAATTAGAAGTAGTCGGCTTGCCTGAAGAACTTAGACCATCATTTGTTAAATCAAAAACAAAAGAAGATCAACAAACATCAATTACTGATACTAACGGTTCACTAGCCTTACCAGATTCAGTCCTTCTGCAATCTTATGATCCACATATTGTTAAAACTGATGAAGATGATTTCTATGAAAAATTAGTTCAGAGTAGACCCACTGTTGCTGACAAAGTTCAAACGATACAGCTACATCACAATTCTGGGACAGCACTGTTTACACGGAGAGGAACCATAAAAGATTTTATTGCCGACCAGCCTAATTTTTTTCAAGCTCAAAAAGCAATTGGTGTTAAAGGAGATTTTGCCCAGCTTTCAACGTATTTATGTAATGAACTCAGACGATTTGGGATTAAGTCTATGTTAGTTGACGCTCATATTGTTTTAACTAATGGAAGCCAGAGAGAACTATCACCTTTTAGAAAGAATAATACTGTGGTTGCCTATTTTGATGAGAATAATAATCCACACATCTTAGACCCTAGAATGTTTATTAGAAGAGAGCCTGAAGTTATAGGTGATGATATTTTGTTTGAAGATCCAAATGGGGATATAATGTCAAGTTCTCTTGATAGATCTAAGAGCATAGGTGATGGAGACGGAGAAGAAGATGGTGTCGAGAAGGATCAAAAGAAACTCTTAGACGAAATTGAAGCTGTGATTTTGAAGGGCGGTGTCGGTGATCCGGTTTTAGGACCTAATACGCAGCAAGTCCAACAGTTTAATGATACGCAATTTGATACAAGTCCTAGGACCTGTTTTGAGCCCCCTAAGTTTAAGCCTGAAGATGACATAGACTATCCAAAACTGGCAGTAGAAGTTCTTTTTAAGATGAAATCTATTCGCAGTGAATTCCAGAAAGCTTTAAAGACAGGAAGTCTAAGTGAAATTACAAAGCTTAGATTTGAAATAATCAAACTCAAGAGATTCATAAGTCAGTTCGATAAGGATGAAGGTAATTATGGTTATCGTGATCGCGGATACTACGACAGAGCAAAAAACTTACGTAAAGCAATTTTAGACTTAGACCATAGTGATGGTAGTGTTGCTGACTTGCTTTCATATTATGGTAGTGAAGATTATGATGATGCAATCAAGCATGTTCTTTGTAATGAACAATCTCAAAATTCACCTAGGCTACAAGATGAATATAGAAAACTCTTTGTTCATAGAAAAACCTTTAGAGGAGAGAATGCAGATCATGACTTCAGGTTTTATCCACATGACGAAGTTAGAGATAAAGTGGTTTATGCACCTGAAGCTTTAAGTTCTTGGAAGACGGATGACTTGATTGAGGCAATGCAAACAAGGCACAAAGATGATAATACTGACTTTAAGCTTCTAAATGAGTTGCCAAGAAGGAAGGACACGGCAAACCCTGAGCATCTAAAACAGATAGGGGATATAGTCTCAATGCGCTGTACCAAAGAGTGGCAAAAACTAAATTCCCATGATCCCTTAGAGCGAATAGCTTTTTTGCAGGCATCAGAAGATCCAGATAGGTTCAGGGATTTTTATGCAGATATAATGATTACAAGATTCACCCAGAATTTTCCTTATGATGTACCTTGGAGTATTAGAGTTGACAATAATAATCAATGGCGTAAAGCAAGTATTAATTTTTCTAAAGAAGGTGGAGTTTTAGTCAAACACAGGCTGCAAGAACTTTTTAAAGCATATATGAGTCAAACTAAAATAAAGACTTTAGCTGAGAATTTGTTTAAGGAAAATAATGATAATTATGGCAAAGGCAAACCTTATTTTGTTGAAAGGACTCTTTCTGCTTTAGAGCACTTTGGTCTAAGTTTAGAAGGACTACTTTCTGAAGAAGAAACTATTAGTTTTATTAAACAACACTATAAGGTTGATATCCAAGACTTGGAATACTTTGCAAGTGAATTGGGGCAATTAGAAGTTGAATCATTAGGAAATGAATCAAATATATTTAGCAATGACAAAGCATATTTAGCATACAAGTTCGTCAAAATTGTCCAGCCAAGTTTATTGCAAAGAGTAGCTTCTAGTGATCATGATACTGCCTGGCAAAACTTTAAAAAAAGACGCTTAAAATTAACAGCTAGAACTGTAGTTGATGACTTAGGCAATAAAGCAGCTCGAGATTCACGTGGAAAAAATAGCCACGATTATGAATATGAAAAAGAGAGAAAGGCTCAAGCAGTCAAAGACAAAGTTGTCAGATCATATAACGTAGATAATGAAAAAGAATACTTGCATCCAATCGAATTTATTAAGCTTGTAAATTTTATACTCAGTAAAAATGAAATTATAGATGTTTTTAAAGAAAGCCCAGAGTTATCTAGAATATGTCGTTTGAGCAACCAAGCCTTTCATCAGGAAGCTCCTGTCGTTGCTAAAAAGTTATCGGTCACTAATCTAGAAGCAATAAAAGATGAATTAAAAACTGAGCTCAGGAATTTAATAGGAGAGAATGTCTTTCCTTTATTGCGTGATTTCCCAGAATTACTGAGTGGCTGGTACACAAAAAGTATAAATGGTCTATTCTACTCTATAACAGGTATCTCTGAAACTTTTGCTAACTTCATATTGACACCAGAGAGCGATTGGAACGATGAGACCGTTTTTAGTACTGCTAAATTACTATTTAGCCATGATGAACAAATGCAAATTTGTAGTCAGTTACCTGAGTTTCAGAGATTTGCTTCTGGCTTAAACTTGTCTGTTGATGATATTTTTGGCGATAAAGATTATTCAGCAGACAGTAGGTCTAAGTTAGTAGAAGCTTGTGATCCCACTGAATTTACGAGAATTAAAGATAAAATCAAAACTTATATTAACGCAAATCGAAAAAGACTTAGGGCTTTCATTGAAAAGGCAAAGAACACTTATAAATGTCCTTCAATATCTAATAGACTAAAACTTTTTAGAGAATCTGGACCAGAAGGAATTGAGAAGTTGGCTCTCGAAGAGCTTCTTGACCTAACAAATTATCTATTGAATCCAGAAGAAAGATTAGAGTTATTCGAAAAGAATCCTACTCTAAGTGATTTTTTTAAGCTTATGCAACCTGATAGGAAGACTCTTTTTCAAGATTGGTGGAAAAGTGAAAAGATTGATAGAGAGGCATGGAAAAGTGAGATTATTTCTCCAATCAAAGTAAAATTAGTTGATTGCTTGACCCCTCTGGTTCTCGATGCTGATTTTAAAACTATGCCCCTCAAAAAAGATGATGAAAGTGAAGTAAGGGATAAGAAAGCTTCTATTGAGAGACATTGTAGGCTTCGTATTGCTGATGCGGTAGTAAGTTCTTATCAAACTGCTGGCAACAGATTAACAAATAATTTTTTAGTTTTTTGTAAAGATCCTACAGAGTTAAAACAGAATCTAAGACAACTTTTAAATAGCAATGTATCAAATGAATCTTTAAGGGAGAAAGTGATAACTCTATTAGAAGAGCAAATAGAAGATAAAGATCAGTTTGCTACAGTGAAATTCTGGTTATCTCAATTAAAAAGCAATGAAGATCTAAGGAATTTAATATTAATTCTTACATCTGATGAGTCTTTTGGATTAAGGCAAATTGGTATAGATCCATCGAACATTGAATCTAACCTACTTAATAGACGGTATAACGGAAATAACTTAACAGTTAAAGATACAGCCCCTGAAAATCAAGTGGTGCCTGACTTTAGTGCAGAATCATCTTTTTTACATAGGCTTGGTGGACAGCAAATGACTGATATTGGACAAGCGAAGCTCTTTAGTGCTCTGGCTGATTCCAGTGAGTCCCTCATAACTCGATTAAATGTGTTTGATGGTTATAGCGAAGATATTTCTTTAAAAAGACCTGGATTTAAGACTCATGAAAAGATTAGAAGACACATAGATTCTTTCAACCAAAAATCGACCCATAGATATAGAGAAATACCTATGCAATTAGCATTAAGTTCAGATCCAAGGCAAAGCTCAAGACGCTCTAAATCGTTTAGTGAAGATGAGTTTAAAGATTTAAGGGAATATGCTCCTGGTGACTCAATTAAAAGAGTTAATTGGGCTGCAACTGCACGCTCAGGTAAGCCTATCGTTAACACCTTTCAAGCTTTTAACGATGATCCAAGTACTACATACATTATCCCTTTTAACATGATTGATAGTCTAAGTTCTGATAAATTTCTGAACTCAAGCTTTGGAAGTTTCATAAATAAACTAGCAAGAGAAATTAAAGAGGGTAAGAAAGTAAACCTTGCTATCACATATTATGGAAGAGTTTTTGCAGAAATTCCCAACCATGAGCTGAGGCATCTTTTAAATAGTTCTACAGTAGATGAATATGGAAAGCGCAATAAGTTTTTTAATTTGGCCCTTGAATTGATTTATGCTAGTACAAGGGTTAGTGGCGATAATCATAATCCACCAAGTTCAAGCTCCCCAATATCATGTACTTCTTGGTTACC